From a region of the Streptacidiphilus albus JL83 genome:
- a CDS encoding TOMM precursor leader peptide-binding protein yields the protein MAEQPYVSFEPHQVVVGPWAPGCPECLRTRRAASASAERTAELAAEAPNRELPTFLADTVAGLGSAGPEAQRFWIVDTATLALSRHGFLNDPRCPRCSALPADTEQGAKVVREVRPKLSPESSRVRLLDGGALAETYVDRQSGLIPSVTSYAHHSFPFTEAVMAVPGVSMEAAGYGRTRDFASAWSISVAESLERLSAYAPGKRTGVRASYAEVAGAAIDPRSLGLYPGDRFRTPGFRYREFTEDAVANWVWGYSFGRDRPVLVPESFAYYRLPGGEPGFACEISSGCALGGCYEEAVLHGILEVAERDAFLMAWYGRTPLPELDLATVPDRRIPLVAERIERQGYRVHVFDTTQEHGIPSFWTFAEDVTGTERPRAVSTGGSGLRPAEAVLAALHELSQTVEYVTILALDPNWLDRARHLADHPDEVVSMADHLLCAANPATFDRYSFLTDDPVTSTWQQRLERWRWPSNAEIGADLDESVRRFAAAGLDVVAVDTTSTEQTAGGFRCVKVIAPGSVPMTFGHAARRVTGLPRLSEVRNPHPHPFP from the coding sequence ATGGCTGAACAGCCTTACGTGTCCTTCGAACCGCATCAGGTGGTCGTCGGGCCGTGGGCACCGGGCTGTCCGGAGTGCCTGCGGACGCGACGCGCGGCCTCGGCATCCGCAGAGCGCACCGCCGAGCTGGCCGCCGAGGCGCCGAACCGGGAGCTGCCGACCTTCCTGGCGGACACCGTCGCCGGGTTGGGCTCGGCCGGCCCCGAGGCGCAGCGGTTCTGGATCGTCGACACGGCCACGCTCGCGCTGTCCCGGCACGGCTTCCTCAACGATCCGCGATGTCCCAGGTGTTCGGCCCTGCCGGCCGACACCGAGCAGGGAGCGAAGGTCGTCCGCGAGGTACGGCCCAAGCTGTCGCCGGAGTCGAGCCGGGTGCGGCTGCTGGACGGGGGCGCGTTGGCGGAGACCTACGTCGACCGGCAGAGCGGCCTGATCCCTTCGGTCACCTCCTACGCGCACCACTCGTTTCCGTTCACCGAGGCCGTCATGGCCGTGCCCGGCGTCTCCATGGAGGCGGCCGGATACGGCCGGACCCGGGACTTCGCCTCCGCGTGGTCGATCTCGGTGGCGGAGTCGCTGGAGCGGCTCTCCGCGTACGCGCCGGGCAAGCGGACCGGCGTCAGGGCGAGCTACGCCGAGGTGGCGGGCGCCGCGATCGATCCCCGGTCGCTGGGCCTGTACCCCGGCGACCGGTTCCGGACCCCGGGTTTCCGGTACCGGGAGTTCACCGAGGACGCGGTGGCCAACTGGGTGTGGGGCTACTCCTTCGGCCGCGACCGGCCGGTGCTGGTCCCGGAGAGCTTCGCCTACTACCGGCTCCCCGGCGGTGAGCCCGGGTTCGCGTGCGAGATCTCCAGCGGCTGCGCGCTCGGGGGCTGCTACGAGGAGGCGGTGCTGCACGGCATCCTCGAAGTCGCCGAGCGCGACGCCTTCCTGATGGCCTGGTACGGGCGGACTCCGCTGCCCGAGCTCGACCTGGCCACCGTGCCCGACCGCCGGATCCCGCTGGTGGCCGAACGCATCGAGCGGCAGGGCTACCGGGTGCACGTGTTCGACACCACGCAGGAGCACGGGATTCCGTCGTTCTGGACGTTCGCCGAGGACGTCACCGGAACCGAACGGCCCAGGGCCGTCTCGACCGGCGGCAGCGGGCTGCGCCCGGCCGAGGCGGTACTGGCCGCTCTGCACGAACTGAGCCAGACCGTCGAGTACGTCACCATCCTCGCGCTCGATCCCAACTGGCTCGACCGCGCCCGGCACCTGGCCGACCATCCGGACGAGGTCGTCTCGATGGCCGACCACCTGCTCTGCGCGGCCAATCCGGCCACCTTCGACCGGTATTCCTTCTTGACCGACGACCCGGTGACGTCGACCTGGCAGCAGAGACTCGAACGCTGGCGCTGGCCGAGCAACGCCGAGATCGGCGCGGATCTCGACGAGTCCGTCCGGCGCTTCGCCGCGGCCGGCCTGGACGTCGTCGCCGTCGACACCACCTCCACGGAACAGACAGCGGGAGGCTTCAGATGCGTCAAGGTGATAGCACCGGGCTCGGTGCCGATGACCTTCGGACACGCGGCCCGGCGGGTGACCGGACTGCCCAGGCTGTCCGAGGTGCGCAATCCGCACCCGCATCCCTTCCCGTGA
- a CDS encoding SagB family peptide dehydrogenase: MTGGAVTAREDGVGREFLRVSLEDLAEAMETRQSEYGNPDEPLKFKIYRGLPRRPLTARVPRELGAVEAFDGTALSTLLRYGYGISRQEFDTNGTWPYHRMVASARCLFGVQLYVCLPEGVHHYDAPHHALVLLREGDHRRLLTRATGTAGALPEAVFVLSGLFSKTAYIYRDYAYRLCTQEAGLLTGNLDLVARAMGLEAQVHHQFVDEPVHRLLGLDRDEEPALVVLPLHFADADADADADADAGRRRDPVPRTAAALAATIDPIGPTAVPSGLKVTQACPTLTKVNRASFRTDTSTFAAAAPVAPDLPDTEPLPLPGARVPPVNLAAVLRARDSGPGIFRPVASRVDGIELWTRLARIRTGVTSDAVPAGVPVPLEIYLTVGDLDGIPAGCYRLDQDTGALRPVVRAGADTGIDAGIDAVTAIERVTIPGPVFRDMNAIVHLVGDRDWAFDTFGDRGYRVLNQEAGLLAHRVCIAAAAQGISGRVVNAYHAEGVRAALGLTEQRHTPVFQILLARTGPGGRMIVPVEPEAGE; the protein is encoded by the coding sequence GTGACCGGGGGCGCCGTGACCGCGCGCGAGGACGGCGTCGGCCGGGAGTTCCTGCGGGTCAGCCTGGAGGACCTCGCCGAGGCGATGGAGACCCGGCAGTCGGAGTACGGCAACCCGGACGAACCGCTGAAGTTCAAGATCTACCGGGGCCTGCCCCGACGCCCGCTGACGGCCAGGGTGCCGAGGGAGCTGGGCGCCGTCGAGGCGTTCGACGGGACGGCGCTGTCGACGCTGCTCCGCTACGGCTACGGCATCTCCCGGCAGGAGTTCGACACCAACGGGACCTGGCCCTACCACCGGATGGTCGCGTCCGCGCGCTGCCTGTTCGGCGTCCAGCTGTACGTCTGCCTGCCCGAGGGCGTCCACCACTACGACGCCCCGCACCACGCGCTGGTGCTGCTGCGCGAAGGGGACCACCGGCGGCTGCTGACCAGGGCGACCGGAACCGCAGGCGCCCTGCCCGAGGCCGTGTTCGTGCTCTCCGGGCTGTTCTCCAAGACCGCCTACATCTACCGCGACTACGCCTACCGGCTGTGCACCCAGGAGGCCGGCCTGCTCACCGGGAACCTCGACCTGGTCGCCCGGGCCATGGGCCTGGAGGCGCAGGTGCACCACCAGTTCGTCGACGAGCCGGTCCACCGGCTGCTCGGACTCGACCGCGACGAGGAACCGGCCCTGGTGGTGCTGCCGCTCCACTTCGCCGATGCCGATGCCGATGCCGATGCCGACGCCGACGCCGGCCGGCGGCGGGACCCGGTCCCGCGGACGGCCGCGGCGCTGGCGGCGACCATCGACCCGATCGGTCCGACCGCGGTCCCCAGCGGACTGAAGGTCACCCAGGCCTGTCCGACACTGACCAAGGTCAACCGCGCCTCCTTCCGCACGGACACCTCGACCTTCGCGGCGGCCGCGCCGGTCGCGCCCGACCTGCCCGACACCGAACCGCTGCCCCTGCCCGGGGCCCGGGTCCCGCCGGTGAACCTGGCGGCGGTGCTGCGGGCGCGCGACTCCGGCCCGGGGATCTTCCGGCCGGTCGCCTCACGGGTCGACGGCATCGAACTGTGGACCCGGCTGGCCCGGATCCGCACCGGCGTCACCAGCGACGCCGTCCCGGCCGGGGTGCCGGTCCCGCTGGAGATCTACCTGACCGTCGGCGACCTCGACGGCATACCGGCGGGCTGCTACCGGCTCGACCAGGACACCGGCGCGCTGCGCCCGGTCGTCCGGGCCGGCGCCGACACCGGGATCGACGCCGGGATCGACGCCGTCACGGCGATCGAGCGGGTCACCATCCCCGGACCGGTGTTCCGGGACATGAACGCCATCGTCCATCTCGTCGGCGACCGTGACTGGGCGTTCGACACCTTCGGCGACCGGGGCTACCGCGTGCTCAACCAGGAGGCCGGTCTGCTCGCGCACCGGGTGTGCATCGCCGCCGCGGCACAGGGCATCTCCGGACGGGTCGTCAACGCCTACCACGCCGAGGGGGTGCGCGCGGCCCTCGGACTCACCGAGCAGCGCCACACCCCGGTCTTCCAGATCCTGCTGGCCAGAACCGGGCCCGGCGGACGGATGATCGTGCCGGTCGAGCCCGAGGCGGGGGAGTGA
- a CDS encoding lantibiotic dehydratase: MERLRETRPDSVHHELGPAVVVRLAGSPVAALEGLRCAQSWRTAADLVALRTVIADATGELSDLLHAAIGAAGDGELKARLVAVRRAVHRGRRVDPARLVDVPADLVAPVQEWTARLAERDRLLAALPEQLDQDWAASYESLRTAAQLPAFQLGLVHANPDLFLALRKWFGTGHAPQRQTVLRLAQYLARSAAKTSPYSTFTSSGLAAWGEAEDIVGWSGPQDRGQPVAATSTEVSVGSLHQIARAVCERPEFVGGCRIRINPSATVTDDVLLFLGRRPIEHVHSLALTPTLRRVMELTTPGSTLNDLRGRLKALAGDGSQADAFLRRLVALGLLELVPPLADQSPDPVADLRGWLNQLRQPGLERLDRTLQGLHEALASYPTITAPGDRVAVRDAVIRSLDTALREVGDHAHANNPKLAKEFARYSFYENAVHPGTTAVLDRRSWQPLLADLDAVRTLLGLIGPDLPFKLTLSSMFRSRYPVGARIPLVVFYRDVLAEQSAAVASDPAARGLHPVHSRFADEDSPVEAVRELYRLRTASKRLLGERTPDRDGVVRIDPEEVRTLAKEWPGWVRTPTSVAVYCQLAAAAHGPELVVNTISSGFGRGRNRVRQILDVLDLRDGLPAEPGPAAGRDDVLFAEFEAVARSAVNVRKPGVRLAVDYPGVRSVREDEELLPVNDLDVRIGADGLLALVSRRLDRQICPVHPGLAADRLLPPTARFMIEAFGESNTWFGAHTELRMTSDPRADNGVRHLPRLMVGDVVLRRAMWMTRADRMPRRADGMTDAAWMLRTAGWLAEHGIPERCFVTVLDPASLGRPQNGQGPSNDTKPNYVDFASMLLLLGLERRLAEPNAIVQISEMVPDPGHLRGERVAEYIVELNEPGVTHV; the protein is encoded by the coding sequence ATGGAGCGACTGCGGGAGACCCGCCCCGACTCGGTGCACCACGAGCTCGGCCCGGCCGTGGTGGTGCGCCTGGCCGGCAGCCCGGTCGCCGCACTCGAAGGGCTGCGGTGCGCGCAGAGCTGGCGCACCGCGGCGGACCTGGTGGCGCTGCGCACCGTGATCGCGGACGCGACCGGCGAACTGTCGGACCTGCTGCACGCGGCGATCGGCGCCGCCGGCGACGGCGAGCTCAAGGCCAGGCTGGTCGCGGTGCGCCGGGCGGTGCACCGCGGTCGCCGGGTCGACCCCGCGCGCCTGGTCGACGTGCCCGCCGACCTGGTCGCTCCGGTCCAGGAGTGGACGGCGCGGCTGGCCGAACGCGACCGGCTGCTGGCGGCACTGCCGGAGCAGCTCGACCAGGACTGGGCCGCGAGCTACGAGTCGCTGCGCACGGCGGCCCAACTGCCCGCCTTCCAACTGGGTCTGGTGCACGCCAACCCGGACCTGTTCCTGGCCCTGCGCAAGTGGTTCGGCACCGGACACGCGCCGCAGCGCCAGACCGTGCTGCGGCTGGCCCAGTACCTGGCCCGCTCCGCGGCGAAGACCAGCCCGTACTCCACCTTCACCAGCAGCGGTCTGGCCGCGTGGGGCGAGGCCGAGGACATCGTCGGGTGGTCCGGGCCGCAGGACCGGGGGCAGCCCGTCGCGGCGACCTCGACCGAGGTCAGCGTCGGGTCGCTGCACCAGATCGCGCGTGCCGTGTGCGAACGCCCGGAGTTCGTCGGGGGGTGCCGGATCCGGATCAACCCCAGCGCCACGGTCACCGATGACGTGCTGCTGTTCCTGGGCCGGCGTCCGATCGAACACGTGCACAGCCTCGCGCTCACCCCGACCCTGCGCCGGGTGATGGAGCTGACCACCCCGGGCAGCACCCTCAACGACCTGAGGGGCAGGCTCAAGGCCCTGGCCGGCGACGGCAGCCAGGCCGACGCGTTCCTGCGCCGACTGGTGGCGCTGGGCCTGCTGGAGCTGGTCCCGCCGCTCGCCGACCAGTCCCCGGACCCGGTCGCCGACCTGCGCGGCTGGCTGAACCAGCTGCGGCAGCCCGGTCTGGAACGGCTGGACCGGACCCTGCAGGGGCTGCACGAGGCGCTGGCGAGCTACCCCACGATCACCGCCCCCGGCGACCGGGTCGCCGTCCGCGACGCGGTGATCCGCAGTCTGGACACGGCGCTGCGGGAGGTGGGGGACCACGCCCACGCGAACAACCCGAAGCTGGCCAAGGAGTTCGCCCGGTACAGCTTCTACGAGAACGCGGTGCACCCGGGGACGACGGCGGTGCTGGACCGCAGGAGCTGGCAGCCGCTGCTGGCCGACCTCGACGCGGTGCGCACCCTGCTCGGCCTGATCGGGCCCGACCTGCCGTTCAAGCTCACCCTCAGCTCGATGTTCCGGAGCCGCTACCCGGTCGGTGCCCGGATCCCGCTGGTGGTGTTCTACCGGGACGTGCTGGCCGAGCAGTCCGCCGCGGTCGCCTCGGACCCGGCCGCGCGCGGGCTGCACCCGGTCCACAGCCGGTTCGCCGACGAGGACAGCCCGGTCGAGGCGGTGCGTGAGCTGTACCGGCTGCGCACCGCCAGCAAGCGGCTGCTGGGCGAGCGGACGCCGGACCGGGACGGAGTGGTCCGCATCGATCCCGAGGAGGTGCGCACCCTGGCCAAGGAATGGCCCGGCTGGGTCCGCACGCCGACGTCCGTCGCGGTCTACTGCCAGCTCGCCGCCGCCGCGCACGGTCCGGAACTGGTGGTCAACACCATCAGCTCCGGCTTCGGCCGCGGCCGCAACCGGGTGCGGCAGATCCTGGACGTGCTGGACCTGCGCGACGGACTGCCGGCCGAACCAGGGCCGGCCGCCGGCCGCGACGACGTCCTCTTCGCCGAGTTCGAGGCCGTGGCCCGGTCCGCGGTCAACGTCCGGAAGCCGGGTGTCCGGCTGGCCGTCGACTATCCCGGGGTGCGCAGCGTGCGCGAGGACGAGGAGCTGCTCCCGGTCAACGACCTGGATGTGCGGATCGGGGCGGACGGGCTGCTCGCGCTGGTGTCGCGGCGGCTGGACCGGCAGATCTGCCCGGTGCACCCGGGGCTGGCCGCCGACCGGCTGCTGCCGCCCACCGCCCGGTTCATGATCGAGGCGTTCGGCGAGTCCAACACCTGGTTCGGCGCGCACACCGAGCTGCGGATGACCTCGGACCCGCGCGCGGACAACGGCGTGCGCCATCTGCCCCGGCTGATGGTGGGCGACGTGGTGCTGCGCCGCGCCATGTGGATGACCCGCGCGGACCGGATGCCCCGGCGGGCCGACGGTATGACCGACGCGGCCTGGATGCTGCGGACGGCCGGCTGGCTGGCCGAACACGGCATCCCCGAGCGGTGCTTCGTCACCGTGCTCGACCCGGCCTCCCTGGGCCGGCCCCAGAACGGCCAGGGTCCGAGCAACGACACCAAACCGAACTACGTGGACTTCGCGAGCATGCTGCTGCTGCTCGGGTTGGAACGCCGGCTCGCCGAGCCTAACGCGATCGTGCAGATCAGCGAGATGGTGCCGGATCCCGGCCACCTCCGCGGTGAGCGCGTCGCGGAGTACATCGTGGAACTGAACGAGCCCGGAGTCACACATGTCTGA
- a CDS encoding lantibiotic dehydratase C-terminal domain-containing protein — MSERSWVSAHLFYHGDQDAVVVGVIRPAVERLRRAGTADGFFFLRYWEGGPHVRLRVLTRPEHVRSVRSVIEETAAEFYRTSPSRSAMTERDYAESASGLAKLERMDDYDTVLHPDNSVAFIDYLPQTEVFGTGRALEAVERQLMSASVLAVELIARGRTPGQRAMDAFAMLAANRTVFTGILPELAYQARFMVESGGSGAKLMQSSEFERYFEANKAPLRAGLEAVWASTRGVALPDASVASRWLTTVRDVNDTLVELELLGELDAYPDFEAPADVLQHINHLVPQLIVERCTHLMCNRLGISLAQESHLRLLLTRTAFDLCAV, encoded by the coding sequence ATGTCTGAGCGCAGTTGGGTCAGTGCCCACCTCTTCTACCACGGCGACCAGGATGCCGTGGTCGTCGGTGTCATCAGGCCCGCGGTCGAGCGGCTACGCCGAGCCGGGACCGCCGACGGCTTCTTCTTCCTCCGCTACTGGGAGGGCGGACCGCACGTCCGGCTGCGGGTGCTCACCCGGCCCGAGCACGTCCGCTCGGTCCGTTCGGTGATCGAGGAGACGGCCGCGGAGTTCTACCGGACGTCGCCGTCGCGGTCGGCGATGACCGAACGGGACTACGCCGAGTCCGCCTCCGGCCTGGCCAAGCTGGAACGGATGGACGACTACGACACCGTGCTCCACCCGGACAACTCGGTGGCGTTCATCGACTACCTGCCGCAGACCGAGGTGTTCGGCACCGGCCGGGCGCTGGAGGCGGTCGAGCGGCAGCTGATGTCGGCCAGCGTGCTGGCGGTCGAGCTGATCGCCCGGGGCCGCACACCGGGTCAGCGCGCCATGGACGCCTTCGCCATGCTGGCCGCCAACCGCACCGTCTTCACCGGCATCCTGCCCGAACTCGCCTACCAGGCGCGGTTCATGGTCGAGAGCGGTGGCTCGGGGGCGAAGCTGATGCAGTCCTCGGAGTTCGAGCGGTACTTCGAGGCCAACAAGGCCCCGCTGCGGGCCGGCCTGGAGGCGGTGTGGGCGTCGACGCGGGGCGTGGCGCTGCCCGACGCGTCCGTGGCGAGCAGGTGGCTGACCACCGTGCGGGACGTCAACGACACCCTGGTCGAACTGGAGCTGCTGGGCGAGCTGGACGCCTACCCCGACTTCGAGGCCCCGGCCGACGTGCTGCAGCACATCAACCACCTGGTGCCGCAGCTGATCGTGGAGCGGTGCACGCACCTGATGTGCAACCGGCTCGGCATCAGCCTGGCCCAGGAGTCCCACCTGCGGCTGCTGCTGACCAGGACCGCCTTCGACCTGTGCGCGGTGTGA
- a CDS encoding nitroreductase family protein, whose protein sequence is MLAESRPGPEPLPAAPSGDGERISLPLAAADLPTGTRTRHAAMRGFNGETMSMGTLATILAGYGQQPHWDLPANLVEFYCVVADVTGVPSGAYRYHPGEHQLELVGEGDPRQRLREAALAALTQQGARTANVWLLPVGDAETAEERFGNRWYRVQQAAAGAALHRACLAAAAVDVASRIQNDVLTHLLDDWFGLEGRKRSLLVAQLGTEHPAGLRPEFRLTW, encoded by the coding sequence GTGCTCGCCGAGAGCCGCCCCGGACCGGAACCGCTGCCGGCCGCACCCTCGGGCGACGGCGAGCGGATCAGCCTGCCGCTCGCGGCCGCGGATCTGCCGACCGGCACCCGGACCCGGCACGCGGCCATGCGCGGCTTCAACGGCGAGACCATGTCCATGGGCACGCTGGCCACGATCCTGGCCGGCTACGGTCAGCAGCCGCACTGGGACCTGCCGGCGAACCTGGTCGAGTTCTACTGCGTCGTCGCCGACGTCACCGGGGTCCCGTCCGGCGCGTACCGCTACCACCCCGGCGAGCACCAACTGGAGTTGGTGGGCGAGGGCGATCCCCGGCAGCGGCTGCGCGAGGCCGCGCTGGCCGCGCTGACCCAGCAGGGCGCCCGCACGGCGAACGTGTGGCTGCTGCCGGTGGGGGACGCCGAAACCGCCGAGGAGCGGTTCGGCAACCGCTGGTACCGCGTGCAGCAGGCGGCCGCCGGTGCCGCGCTGCACCGCGCCTGCCTCGCCGCGGCGGCCGTCGACGTGGCGAGCCGGATCCAGAACGACGTGCTCACGCACCTGCTGGACGACTGGTTCGGCCTGGAGGGCCGGAAGCGGAGCCTGCTGGTGGCGCAACTGGGCACGGAGCACCCCGCCGGGCTGCGCCCCGAGTTCCGGCTGACGTGGTGA
- a CDS encoding TOMM precursor leader peptide-binding protein produces the protein MSDTVIGDGLLADAIARRPPSMLVVARDGWDTGDWAPAHDRGEPWLPVWTELDRVVIGPLVRPGERGCVWCLQKWRSSAPRRDPWTTELRKDDRVATRPSTWLSGFAADAVRELVHSGVARDCCRYLDLRDLSLTRHTFLPDPLCPVCGALPDDTAERAVIAPRPRPKPRIRASRTGELSEARLTELYVDAETGVVAPPSGLRDSMVPLAEAVLAEYGYRGEAGFGRTRDFASCRATAVAEALERLGGQWPWGKRTTVRGSYAELAGDALDPRSFGLFPAERYQEPDCEYQPFTEDAVVSWVWAYSFRQGRPVLVPETHAYYRTPWRPGARPDKPFTFEISNGCALGGSVEEAILHGILEVVERDAFLMTWYARMPVPEVDLARAPDPRIGLVAERIRRTGYRVRAFDMTLAEAIPAFWVLAQDTTGDDTRPKVVCTSGSALDPVAAVLTALGELAPIVEQEQARYPAEAERARRMAADPELVRIMTDHSLCSATPEAFDRFSFLLGEDRVTGWEQLLGRAPWPFRADLRDDLTEAVGRMLAGGMDVVVVDQTSPLHRAAGLHCVKVIAPGALSMTFGHRNRRITGLPRLREVPHRLGHAPRPLTDADINPHPHPFP, from the coding sequence GTGAGCGACACCGTGATCGGTGACGGCCTGCTGGCCGACGCCATCGCCCGGCGTCCGCCGTCGATGCTGGTGGTGGCGCGCGACGGCTGGGACACCGGCGACTGGGCCCCGGCCCACGACCGGGGCGAGCCCTGGCTGCCGGTGTGGACCGAGCTGGACCGGGTCGTGATCGGCCCGCTGGTCCGGCCCGGTGAGCGCGGCTGCGTCTGGTGCCTGCAGAAGTGGCGGTCCAGCGCGCCCCGGCGCGACCCCTGGACGACCGAGCTGCGGAAGGACGACCGGGTCGCGACCCGGCCGTCGACCTGGCTGTCCGGCTTCGCCGCCGACGCGGTGCGGGAGCTGGTCCACTCGGGCGTCGCCAGGGACTGCTGCCGGTACCTCGACCTGCGCGACCTGTCGCTGACCCGGCACACGTTCCTTCCGGACCCGCTGTGCCCGGTCTGCGGCGCGCTGCCCGACGACACCGCCGAGCGGGCCGTGATCGCGCCCCGCCCGCGCCCCAAGCCCCGGATCCGCGCCAGCAGGACCGGCGAGCTCTCCGAAGCCCGGCTGACCGAGCTCTACGTGGACGCCGAGACCGGGGTGGTCGCCCCGCCCAGCGGGCTGCGCGACTCGATGGTCCCGCTGGCCGAAGCGGTCCTGGCCGAGTACGGCTACCGCGGCGAGGCCGGCTTCGGGCGCACCCGCGACTTCGCCTCCTGCCGGGCCACCGCGGTCGCCGAGGCACTGGAACGGCTCGGCGGCCAGTGGCCCTGGGGCAAGCGGACCACCGTGCGCGGCAGCTACGCCGAACTCGCCGGGGACGCCCTCGATCCGCGCTCGTTCGGCCTGTTCCCGGCCGAGCGCTACCAGGAGCCGGACTGCGAGTACCAGCCCTTCACCGAGGACGCCGTGGTGTCCTGGGTGTGGGCGTACTCGTTCCGCCAGGGCCGACCGGTGCTCGTCCCGGAGACGCACGCGTACTACCGGACGCCCTGGCGACCGGGGGCCCGACCGGACAAGCCGTTCACCTTCGAGATCTCCAACGGCTGCGCGCTCGGCGGCAGCGTGGAGGAGGCGATCCTGCACGGGATCCTGGAGGTGGTCGAGCGCGACGCGTTCCTGATGACCTGGTACGCCCGGATGCCCGTGCCGGAGGTGGACCTCGCCCGGGCCCCCGACCCGCGGATCGGGCTGGTCGCCGAGCGGATCCGGCGCACCGGGTACCGGGTGCGGGCCTTCGACATGACCCTCGCCGAGGCGATCCCGGCGTTCTGGGTGCTGGCGCAGGACACCACCGGCGACGACACCCGGCCGAAGGTCGTCTGCACCAGCGGCTCGGCGCTGGACCCGGTCGCCGCGGTGCTCACCGCGCTCGGCGAGCTGGCGCCCATCGTCGAGCAGGAGCAGGCACGCTACCCGGCCGAGGCCGAGCGGGCCCGGCGGATGGCCGCCGATCCCGAGCTGGTGCGGATCATGACCGACCACTCGCTGTGCAGCGCCACGCCGGAGGCGTTCGACCGCTTCTCCTTCCTGCTCGGCGAGGACCGGGTGACCGGCTGGGAGCAGCTCCTCGGCCGCGCGCCCTGGCCGTTCCGGGCCGACCTGCGCGACGACCTGACCGAGGCCGTCGGCCGGATGCTGGCGGGCGGCATGGACGTGGTGGTCGTCGACCAGACCTCGCCGCTGCACCGGGCCGCCGGCCTGCACTGCGTGAAGGTGATCGCCCCCGGCGCCCTGTCCATGACCTTCGGCCACCGCAACCGGCGGATCACCGGACTGCCCCGGCTGCGGGAGGTGCCGCACCGGCTCGGCCACGCGCCGCGCCCGCTGACCGACGCCGACATCAACCCCCACCCCCACCCGTTCCCATGA